From Ptychodera flava strain L36383 chromosome 2, AS_Pfla_20210202, whole genome shotgun sequence, the proteins below share one genomic window:
- the LOC139122521 gene encoding astrocytic phosphoprotein PEA-15-like isoform X2, with amino-acid sequence MARIDPLASLYVDLNEFCIDEDLDTLKVYVKEDISPRQLQKMRNATDIFRSLEDKGLISKEDVSYLKELFEKMGKAKLVKMIEQYEKKYITTNVAAISSTKTVRATSSDRSEPVSTTGQPEQPPGRREPAPGVTDKIVRLMKRGLLNPK; translated from the exons ATGGCACGCATTGACCCCCTGGCGAGTTTGTATGTAGATCTGAACGAGTTTTGTATAGATGAAGACCTAGATACTCTGAAAGTGTATGTGAAAGAGGATATTTCTCCAAGGCAGTTACAGAAAATGAGAAATGCTACGGACATATTCAGGAGTTTAGAAGACAAGGGATTGATTTCTAAAGAAGATGTAAGCTACCTTAAGGagttgtttgagaaaatgggAAAAGCCAAACTGGTTAAAATGATTGAACAATACGAAAAAAAGTACATTACCA CAAATGTGGCAGCTATATCATCAACAAAAACAGTCAGAGCGACTAGTTCAGATAGATCAGAGCCAGTATCAACCACAGGACAACCTGAACAACCACCGGGACGACGTGAACCAGCTCCAG GTGTAACAGATAAGATAGTGAGGTTAATGAAGAGGGGCCTTTTAAATCCAA AATGA
- the LOC139122521 gene encoding astrocytic phosphoprotein PEA-15-like isoform X1 — protein sequence MFSQLRYKRKMARIDPLASLYVDLNEFCIDEDLDTLKVYVKEDISPRQLQKMRNATDIFRSLEDKGLISKEDVSYLKELFEKMGKAKLVKMIEQYEKKYITTNVAAISSTKTVRATSSDRSEPVSTTGQPEQPPGRREPAPGVTDKIVRLMKRGLLNPK from the exons ATGTTTTCACAGTTACGATACAAACGCAAAATGGCACGCATTGACCCCCTGGCGAGTTTGTATGTAGATCTGAACGAGTTTTGTATAGATGAAGACCTAGATACTCTGAAAGTGTATGTGAAAGAGGATATTTCTCCAAGGCAGTTACAGAAAATGAGAAATGCTACGGACATATTCAGGAGTTTAGAAGACAAGGGATTGATTTCTAAAGAAGATGTAAGCTACCTTAAGGagttgtttgagaaaatgggAAAAGCCAAACTGGTTAAAATGATTGAACAATACGAAAAAAAGTACATTACCA CAAATGTGGCAGCTATATCATCAACAAAAACAGTCAGAGCGACTAGTTCAGATAGATCAGAGCCAGTATCAACCACAGGACAACCTGAACAACCACCGGGACGACGTGAACCAGCTCCAG GTGTAACAGATAAGATAGTGAGGTTAATGAAGAGGGGCCTTTTAAATCCAA AATGA